The region GGAAACCTTTGAGTTAAAAtaaaaggatgatgatgatgttgatggaCACAGAAGCACatgttattttgttttaaatttgtatATAAATATAGAAATGTAGGAGTTTCATCCATTCTGCAAGTTAATTTAAGATTAAAATTCACAGGGAAAACATCAACTCAACATAATTCAACAGATGGATACTAATTCTACTATATACTTAAAAAATGAATGGCCCTGTCCTATGGGCCTATTGCTGCAGTGGGATGAACACCCCACTGTTGGAAAAGGCCCAGCAGTAGATGGAGTAGTACACCGCCATGATACccccagtaagttggtggcaggggtaTGTTGCAAGCaaagaggggaagggcagggaggtttgGGAGCACATCACAGAGGCAGGACACTGGATCGAAGGTGgattccagcagcactgccatgcACCACAGTCCAATCTCCTCCCCTTTTTCctgtccctccccttttctctcctattcatctggtgcaggtctgagcagatcTATAAGCCTTGACAGGGCCTATGGAGAGGTACAGGAAATGACTTTTTGATTGCCTCCCTGccatagtatgcagcacacacctctaTGGCACAACTGCATGCTACAGTTTgttaggggataggattgggctgtaagaaatctTGGTTAGCAGGTTATAGCTAAGTAACTCACATGGCCCATGTTATCCACGTGTTCAGAATACACAAAATTGATCATCTGCAGATTCTGGACCCACTTGGTAGGTCCAACCTGTACCttctggaggtgatgggagctgtgctgtgtgtgttttgaggCCTGACTGCATGTGTCCTGCATGCTGCCTCCCTGGCTTTCAGAAGGCCCTGGAAGACCAAAAATTGTGATTTCTGGTTTTTAGTTGGAAGTCCTTCTGGAGGCTCAGTGCTGGTCCGGCCACATTCCGAGTATTTCAAATGCTCAAATATGCAGACTtcatcatccacagattttgacacccatgggggttctgggaagaGAATACTGGCGGATACAGAGAGCTCCTCTGTAtcgctttttatttttaaaaaatcagaaacaaCAGAGACCAATTATTTATGATGGATTCTACTTGTTCATGCCCATCCCTTAATGTGAAATATTTGGTCACCTTTGATAGTTCTGCAATATTCCATCTAGCAACTCCTTGAATGGTGGACTGGAATTGTCTTGTCAGTTATTTGCAGTTGGAATTTTTTGCAGCATATTTGCAGAAACCCAATACAAAAATTTCCCCATTCTTCAATATCAGGAAATAGCTGAAATTTTCTGAGTCAATGTACACCAAGatgaatgcttttttcccctccagcagGTGCATGATATAGTCAGAAATTATGCACAACAACGATCCCTATGTGAGCCTCTATACACCTTTCTTCCAATTCGAAGCCTCCTTCCATTCACCCAAACCCAACGTCCAATCCCCTCTACCATCCATCGTTTGTTCTGACCTGCTTGCTGTTGCTTCTCCAAGCATGTGGCTGTGGCAGCATAAAGCTGGAAAAGAAGGATGTCGCTGCCTGAGCTTCCCATACCCCTCCAATATCTGGATCTCTGGTTTGCAACATCATCTACCAAAGGAAGCTGGGCTTAGTTCAACCCAGTGCCAGTGTTTCATGTCTTAGTGGCATGGTGCCAGCAAAGAGCATGACTTCAAACTGACAAGATGGTACAGCACATCACCTGGATTCTATTCTGATAGAATTTACAAATGCTGCAATAAAATGATACAGGATTGAATAAGTACTGTATAGAGATCATATAGATTCCATTTCAGGTAACTAATATCATTCTTTCCATTTAGCTCCACTCTGTATTAAAAAAcctccactttaacaatggagctggacaggaaatattttttgagaagagagacttGTCATCTGGGTATGACATCATCAATTGGGTCTGGTTAGCAAATGAAACAAGTCCTTTGTCCAGGGCTGTTGGAGAGATTCTCCCAAGTAAAAAGTTTGCCATCAGAGAGGATTAGATTGCATGGAATAGGCGATTAAAAGAGGTACAAACAAGTTGAATTTCTCTATTCCAAATGTGAAATGTTCAGGAGTAAAATGGTCCCTTCGCCAGATATATCTTTCAAAGAAactgtggggaaggagagggagcaaaCTGGATTCTGCTCATAACACTCGgagaattattttccttttaaactaACATCAGTTATATATCCGAAGCCTTTTACCCCAGCCTTaagtttgtgttttaaaaattcaaaaatataGCTAATATAAACAGACATATATTGGACACATATGTCTGGGATGCATAAAGAACAGGtgtaaatgtccaatactgggatgcatttgactggggcGCAGTTTTCCAGGGTGCAATGATTCTGTCACTCACAAACACAGGCACACAGACAATATGCAATATCTGCATCCCTTCATCTAATTGTTTGATTATTCCCCCCCACCAAACCCAAATGTTTCTACTCAGTCCTCACTTTTTAAACTATTGATCACTCTCTCTTTATTCACTGTTTGCTCCAAGTCTCTGTGATTCTCTTCTCAGCTGGTAGATACATCATGGGGGCACCATTTctccttggagcaggcaggcccaacatagggcccaatccaatgcggCCCCACTGCTGACACAAAGCTCAAGCGCCTACGcttggtgttgcaaacgtgccataaggcacacctatGACACCCAGTGAGAAGGAGCCACTTGCACTGGGCCAGGGCCAGTTGGTGTTGGGCCTCAGCATTGTTTGGAGGGCCAGCCGGCACTCCCGCAGTGCCTGTAAGTAGTAAGAAttttcggggaggggggaagtgaggtggcattgggtggggggaggtgggggcaggggaggagctggcccaggaggggatggaactggcagagctctgctctgccatatctcaTTCTCCGATTTGGGCTGCAAAACCTGACAGAGAGGCTttcaagtcagtgctggcaaaatagccggggcagacttgagaagcctcattgtgggacctgggacttcccctgaggagacctacggtggtgccgctggatgcaacTGTGGCCCATTATTGCGCCTCTGCACCTGGCAgaactgccagggataggattgggctgacagtccactGTCAAATGCCGCCCTGACTCACCTCTGTACAAGTCATCCCAAAAATTCTTGAGAGAAAATGGACATCCAGCTCCTGACCTCATTCTGAAGCATTCCTATGCAGCAAAACACTATGTGTGGTGTTCATTCAGTTTCAAAAAGAGCTGAATATTTATTACATCTCCAAAGTCACAGACAATGCCAAGATCTAAAACTCCAAATATTTAAGTTcaagtgtattttttaaaaaaatcactcaaCAATTTTCTAGCCCTCATTAATCTTAAAAATAATGGAAAACACTGGTTATTAAACTTAGATAGTAGAGATGTTCTGGGAGAAGTACCTAATGTTCCATAGTCCAGCAGAAAGTGTAGCTGCCACTCATGAACCTGTGCAGTCAATTGGgcctgaagaagaagaagtcacagaggcaTTGAAACAAATGAAGCCAGGCAGTTGGTCTTTCTCCTGCTGGCACTTGGCCTGGCACCAACCTGCAGTGttggtgctccctactctccaggtgccataaatatgctttacggcacgtttatggcacccagtgccaactctaggaaagtataggattgggacctaagttgcCTTGAAGTTTTATTCACAAAGGTAGGGTACAACATCAATGTATTGAgaaatgaagggtgcaatccttccTCTTTTGTGTATTGTAATGTGATATGTGTTTTGTGTATTGTGTCATGGGTGTTTTTTCATATTTGTTTctggaaaacaataaaaaatttaatacaagcagaaattaagggtgcaatcttatcctccactggaacaggcaagccaagaggcttgcgccatatccagcgcaggataggggccagaatcggctcagccagaggcaaggggaaatttttcccctttcccctgggcaaggagccctggcccctatgggtctcctcagatccgtgtgacgcaagttcaaggagagcagagcaacttcaagGAGCAGGGCCAACTTTTAGAAGCAGTAGGGCCAACCCATCCAATGAAGTGTGGGCCTCAGGCAGTAGGCTGCAGATTGGAGGTTAGGACAGCATCTTtgcctgcttgcttccactgcttttctttctctgcctgtttcctgcacttgaaaaagaagaggaagaatgagaggacaaggaaatgaggggagaagagtgctgagctagaacattgcagATGGGAGGAGCACCTTGTTGAGTAAAGGGGGGGTCTGAAGATGTACAGTTAGGAAAGAAGATCTACTCAACAATGCTTGATCCATTTCGCTGGATGGTGTTTATTTATGCTCGACAAATAGTTTAAGTAACAAGTTCCATTATTTGTATGTGTAATGAGAATTATCCCTCTCCTTTGGCACTATATACAATCAAAGACAAAAAATGTAATcattacatgttggcaaccttcagtctcggaagactatggtatcgcgctctggatggtggttctggcacagcgtctagtgtggctgaaaaggccaatttgggagcgacaatcccttccacactgggagcaagtgcagtctgtccctggtctgtctccctggctatgggccttccttctttgcctctttgcctcagactgttggccaagtgtctcttcaaactgggaaaggccatgctgcacagcctgcctccaagcaggccactcagaggccagggtttcccacctgttgaggtccattcctaaggccttcagatccctcttgcagatgtccttttatcatagctgtggtctacctgtagggcgctttccttgcacgagttctccatagaggagatcctttgggatccggccatcatccattctcacaacatgaccaagccaacgcaggcgtttctgtttcagcagtgcatacatgctagggattccagcacgttccaggactgtgttgtttggaactttgtcctgacaggtgatgccgaggatgcgtcggaggcagcgcatgtggaatgcgttcagtttcctctcctgttgtgagcgaagagatTGAAGGGATTGAAGGGATTGAAGGTgcaccattgcaaagtgctttatggcactatCAGCATCTAAATATTGGTGATTGGTGACCACAAATGGTCTTACTTACCTCAGAGCTAAAAGCTCCCATGATGTGACATTGTTTGCATGTCTAATAAGCATGGAACTGTTCAAGACGAGGCTTTTCGAAAGCCAGTTAGGAGTAGAGAGCAGTTGTTCCAAAAAACCAAATGTCAtccctccttctttcactttctcttaCTTGAATTTATCTATCATTCCCGTGCACAACTTATGTTTGTCTCATTGTCTTAGCAGAGATTCTTAATGATTGTAAATCATTGTGCATGTGGTCCTAATGACAGTGCAGGAAATATTTTATCTGAATTTAAGTACCACCAATCTCATTGCAGCAAGAATTTTCAACATCAacagcatgtcctgtccttgatTTTTGCAATTCAGGAGATCAATCAGAATCCCAGACTCTTGCCCAATGTTACCCTGGGATTTCACATCTATGACAACCTGTTTAACTCATGGAGTACGTATGAGAGTGCCTTGAGTCTACTGTTCACACAGCAAAGAAATATaaccaactacaagtgtgatagAAAAAAAACATGTGTTGTCTGTTATTGGAGGGCTTACTGAAGAGACTTCCATCCAGCTGGCCCCAATTACCAATGTCTACAAGATTCCTCAGGTACATTACTGATCTTCCTCAATGCCTTTCCATTTAATGTTGCTCATTGGATTACATGCAAATTAAATAACTGTGTtgagacccactaagtgggttgcgagtcaatttcagatgggtcctcattcatttcaatgtgtattttatttttaatagacttgatgctaccatgggatgtgactgtatttggggaaatatgacagatgtgtacttttaacagactgctctgtatatgcttttaacaatgatcatcaatggggcttattcccaggtcagtgtggataggattggagcctttgggatgtttggggaacttttttaaaaaactgcttggGATAGTTTCTTATTTTACCCCTCAGTTCAGAATGCCTGGGACTGTAGCCTTCCAAGAAAACTTTCTCTATATGCATCAGAATgacaggaagagagaaaaaaagtgtttttacCAAATTTCACAATATTCTTCTTCTGCTGATCCATAAAACATCAATTCCCTGGAATAGGGAAGACAGGATAGACCATTAACAGATGAAAAGGTAGCAGATTGGACTGGAGCAGGGAACATATGAAATCATTGTCTGCGTTTTAATATTAGAGTGGAACACTTATGACCTCATAGTATCCCACAATCAAAACGCAGCTTCTCAATGAGCAGCACCAGAGCCAGCTTGGGGCGTTATGTGGTAGAAAACAGAAATTAGAAATCAGGAATACAGAAATCAGGAAAAGAGAAATATTGTAAGACAATATTTCTGAGATACTGTGGCTCTGCCCTGTGAGAAATATTCCACTGGGCAAGACTTCATGGGACAGTACTAAGTCATATCCTTCCGCTCACTGCTCTTTGGATACAAGCCATTTTTGTTAGGTATGGAATTGTTTCATATAATGAACTAATTATCTGTAGCAACTTAACCTCTAAGGATCCTGTCCTTAAAAGCTCCTATGGCTCTTGATGAGAACATGTGCTTCAGAAATGCCATTGTGCACTCTGCTACATTTTTTGTGGACTGGAGTATATCAGCCTGCAGtagacttggggggaaaaaggtaATGAGCAATTGAGTCAAAAATTACATGGAAAAGAACCTTGGCAATCTTCAGTATTTCCTAAAGATaccatttaatttttaatttttttaattattttttgtaCAGTGTCAAGTGAGGGTTTGAAAGATTATGTGTAGGGGGAACTATTGGAATGCATGGAGTTGGAATGGCAAGAGAGAAAACTGAGTTGGCTGAAGGTGAAACACTTTGAGGTTCAGGGTCTTGGTTTGGTGATCACCTGCTTCACCGTTACCTTTATGCCTCCCATAATACTCTGTTATTGTTGACAATAAAGCAAAAGTGAGAAAGACAATGTCACTCTGCATTCTCTCTTATCCAAAGAGAACTAAACCAGAAGTTCTGTTCCTGGAATACGTTACAACCTGTGAAAATGGGAGAGCATAGTATTGGCAGCATGAAGTTACAACAGAAATTGCAATGGAAATAGAAAGAAATTGCCAACTACAGATCCTCCATCTAAACATGGAAGCAATAATAAAATCAGCATACCAAAATTTGTACAGATGAGAGAAAGTCAAGCATAGCTTTCTGTCTCAGGCACATTTATGGGGAAGGAATGGATATGGTCACATACTGCATCGTCCTCTCCAGTTCCATTACCCAAAGAAGTCCATTTTTAAGAGTTTTCTACCCCGTTGAGATCCCTGCATTATACATAACTATTTTTTCTACTTCTTTCTGCTCCGTGAAAAGGAAACCCAGAGATCAACTGACTGCACCTCTCACAAGAGATGAATGAGACAGAAATAACTGAATTTGTCCTCATTGGATTTTCTGGCCGACCAAAAACAAGGATGGCGCTAGCAATTTTCATAACCATCATGTATTTGGTGACTATAGTTGCAAATGGACTAATTACTTTGGTGGTCATATCTGAGTCCCGGCTCCACAatcccatgtactttttcctttgcAATCTATCCATCATTGATATCTGTCTCTGTACAACTTCTGTTCCGCAAGCCATTGCCAACTGTTTGGTGGAGAGGCCTGTCATGTCTTTTGCTAGGTGTTACACTCAAATGTACGCTGGTATATACTTTGGATCCACTGAATGTTTCCTCCTGGcagtcatggcttatgaccggcATGTCGCCATCTCCAATCCACTACATTATACCATTGTCATGAACTGGAGAGTTTGCACCCTCTTGGTTTTGGGGACATGGCTTTTGGCCTTCTTACTTGCTATAGTTCCCTGGATTGCAAACCCAGCCCAGGTCTGTGAACGTAATGAGATAGATCATATCTCTTGTGAGCTCACCGCTTTCATGAAGCTGATCTGCTCAAACATGGCTAGGAGTCAGCTGATGTTGAATCTCAACAGTACTGCCATagtcctctttcccttctgcttcATTCTCTTTTCCTATTTACGCATCATTGTGGCCATTCTGAGAATCCACTCAGCTGGtggcagatggaaagctttttctACCTGTGGATCTCACCTGGCTGTGGTAGCCGTGTTCTTTGGAAACTGTATAGTCACCTACATCAAACCTCTATCAAAAGATGGCCAAGATAGTGGCAAAATTCTTTCTGTCATTAATGGAGTAGTAGTACCCACGGTAAATCCTTTAATCTATACATTGAGAAACCAGGAAGTGAAGTCTGCATTAAAACAACTGACAAGAAAGAAACTGTGATGCATAAATGTTCTGTTTCTACTGATGTAGCAGGTTCAAATCCTATGCAACATTCCTGCTctgaaattggataggattggatgctTAAGTCTTTTTTCTAGTcaatattttttcttgttttctatatatatatatttatatgttttTCAGGATaatgttttctcaaactgtgggttgggacctgattgttggtgggtcatgaaaccgaAGAtgtgatagctgacaaggaaaatgtataggGCCCAATGGAAACTGAACTGCAATGagtatttactcaggagtaggtgcCTCAATCCACTTTCAAGGTCAGGCCAAGTGGAATGGTTCTTATCCAACAAATGcagcgacccccccccccgcaaaaaaaaaaaaaaaaaaaacgctcAAGAAGGGAAACCCCCTCTCCAAGCtaacaaggaaaaatgtattgagccctatgaaaagtgggTCATggatgtgcatttactcatgagtagacaaatgTGAATTGATTCTTATCGAGgaccaggagaaggggaatgcaAGTCCATCAAAAAGATTCTGATCCAATGATCGTGGagctcaacagatgctccagaagtgGGGCCCCCACAATAGTAAAAAGTGTGAAAGCAGGCTTGAGCACATGGTAAAAGTGACACTTTTTGTAGTGTCATAAaccaaggtgggtcctgatagcatGTCAGTTTACAAAGTAGGTCCCTGTGCTAATACTcatacgtttgggaaccactgggtttgTTTATTATATTTGGAATATCTTGTTGTGTGGGTATATCTGATCTTTTACAACATATTTTATGACCATACGAAATGTAATAGGATCGGGTATATAACTGTTATCCTTTTGGGATATCCTAACTATTTCCATCCGATCCATGCAGGAAGTTAGCAGTAACTGATAGCTGTTGGTTGCAAACAGTCTGGCATCTTGATTTTGCAAAAATGCACGCCGATCTGTCTGTGATGTCTCTAAACTGAAACATGAATTCCACAGCAACACCACTGATTCCTGTTAGATGATGATGACAATAAACCTTTTACAAACTGGTTCCAGATtatggattgtgtcctaagaaaCTGAAACATTGCaaatggccccatcctatccttgGCCATTGCACACGCATGGTGTGGACTGCTCTCTCAGCCTCCTCTGCATTTTGAGTTCTGATTAGGGATCAGACTGGctaggagaggtgagtggagaaCTTTGCTTGCCTTCCAAGCTACTTCAtgatctccaatgggtctcctcagttctgtgcaaCAATGGTAAATGCTGTAGCTCTGAGGAGTCTTCCAGGGACATGTCTGGACGAGGCTGGGTGTTGAGATATGGCAGACATGATCCACTCTCATCCTGCCCAAGATTTGCCCCAGTCCTCAACTCACTGCCTGCAGAAACTCCCCAGTGGCCTATCTGTGCTATGCTGCTGGAAGTGCAAGGCAATCTGGCCCTTGCACCTTCAAAGACCAATTGAAGTCCTGCCACGATGATTCACCTCAAGCTACCTTGGCAGAACTCatggtagaattgggctgcaaattcCACAGAAATGAATGAAATCCCAGCTCGAGACTAACATGGTGGATagtgtttagagcagtgtttctcagctgtgggtcaggacccactaggtgagtcgtgagccaatttcaggtgggtcaccattcatttcagtattttatttttgatgtaTTAGacaatgctatcatggtatgtgactgcatttgggaaaatgtttcacatctgtagTTTAAACAGGTTGCTATGTATATGATTTTAGcgataatagtaaatgggacttaatcctgggtaagagtgggtaggattacagcgtTGTATTATTAataatcttcctgcttgatgatgtcacttctggtcatgacatcacttccagtgggtcctgacagattctcattctaaaaagtgggccccagtgctaaaagtttgagaaccactggtttagaggattAGATCTGAATCCAGAAGATTTGGATTCAAATTGCAACTTGGCCACAAAGCttactgagggctcaatcctgtccaaccctccagcactgatgcagccataccaatggaacatgcgctgcatccttcagttagggggcagtctcggagcctcctcaaggtatgggaacatggttctcttaccttggggctgcattgtggcctggtcagtgctcaaaagttggataggattgggttcagagCAATCTTGAGCCACTCACTCAGACGAACTCCATTGGAATATACCAAGCAGTCAAAAAGGATGTAAAATAATAATGTTTGATCCTGTTGGAAATAGAGCAGGGGTTATAACCCAATATAATTAATCTGTACTAAgcatcactgaaatcaatgagaccaaTTAGTTAAGACTAACTGAAGTCTCATTCATTAACATGGGACTTTGTCATGACCTACTTTCTTAAAACAAATCCCAGTTTATTATCTGAATGCCAATCCCTAATGCCATTTCCAAAACATCCCAACTCTTCCCCTAGCAGAGAAAAAGTTACAT is a window of Tiliqua scincoides isolate rTilSci1 chromosome 5, rTilSci1.hap2, whole genome shotgun sequence DNA encoding:
- the LOC136652721 gene encoding olfactory receptor 2A12-like, producing MNETEITEFVLIGFSGRPKTRMALAIFITIMYLVTIVANGLITLVVISESRLHNPMYFFLCNLSIIDICLCTTSVPQAIANCLVERPVMSFARCYTQMYAGIYFGSTECFLLAVMAYDRHVAISNPLHYTIVMNWRVCTLLVLGTWLLAFLLAIVPWIANPAQVCERNEIDHISCELTAFMKLICSNMARSQLMLNLNSTAIVLFPFCFILFSYLRIIVAILRIHSAGGRWKAFSTCGSHLAVVAVFFGNCIVTYIKPLSKDGQDSGKILSVINGVVVPTVNPLIYTLRNQEVKSALKQLTRKKL